In a single window of the Cupriavidus basilensis genome:
- a CDS encoding HAD family hydrolase: MSCLALFDLDHTLLPLDSEYEWARYLVEAGAADAAEVEANNALWLAEYSAGRLDFHRHAAFALGLLARHPHARLESLRSGFMRDVIAPAIRPEARALLATHQDAGDLCCIVTATCRFVTEPIAEALGVAHLLAVEAGRDASGNFTGAVDGVPSFGLGKITRVAQWLESLGMAWAQFERTVFYSDSRNDIPLLEAVSHPVATNPDAALRALANTRGWPLLMLFASAEPALATACPP; encoded by the coding sequence ATGTCCTGCCTTGCCTTGTTTGACCTCGACCACACCTTGCTACCGCTGGATAGCGAATATGAATGGGCACGCTACCTGGTGGAGGCCGGCGCGGCGGATGCCGCCGAAGTCGAGGCCAACAACGCGCTGTGGCTGGCCGAGTACAGCGCCGGACGCCTGGACTTCCACCGCCACGCCGCCTTCGCCCTGGGCCTGCTGGCGCGTCATCCGCATGCACGGCTGGAGAGCCTGCGCAGCGGCTTCATGCGCGACGTGATCGCGCCGGCCATCCGCCCCGAGGCGCGCGCGCTGCTGGCCACACACCAGGACGCCGGCGATCTGTGCTGCATCGTCACCGCCACCTGCCGCTTCGTCACCGAGCCGATCGCCGAGGCGCTGGGCGTGGCGCACCTGCTGGCGGTAGAGGCCGGGCGCGACGCGTCAGGCAATTTCACGGGCGCGGTAGACGGCGTGCCGAGCTTCGGGTTGGGCAAGATCACACGCGTGGCGCAGTGGCTGGAATCGCTCGGCATGGCGTGGGCGCAGTTCGAGCGCACCGTGTTCTACAGCGACTCGCGCAACGACATTCCGCTGCTCGAAGCCGTGAGCCACCCGGTGGCCACCAACCCGGACGCTGCGCTGCGCGCGCTGGCCAACACGCGCGGCTGGCCCCTGCTGATGCTGTTTGCATCGGCCGAGCCAGCGCTGGCCACGGCCTGCCCCCCCTGA
- a CDS encoding M14 family zinc carboxypeptidase, producing MAQPPNAGSFAEMQQLESILEAGASRLDARRVGEVQAGGQCFPLYTASIGASDPHAPAIGFFAGIHGLERIGTHLLLDYMRMLLWRLEWDELLERQLQSVRLLFMPIVNPGGMWAGARANPNGVDLMRNAPQDAVGRVPPLAGGQRVGAWLPWYRGKLGAPMEVESTAMLQVVEQQLQGRPLSFALDCHSGYGWGDSIWFPYARTTAPMPHLPEMFALKTMFEQAHPHHGYAFEPQSRQYLLHGDLWDWAYDHTPPGNIFLPMTLELGSWLWIKKNPRQLFSRQGFFNPVKAHRTARVLRRHANLLDFLARVAYAPERWLPRGQRRQELLDRANAQWPWGPPG from the coding sequence ATGGCGCAGCCACCCAACGCAGGCAGTTTTGCTGAAATGCAGCAACTGGAGAGCATCCTGGAAGCCGGCGCAAGCCGCCTGGATGCCCGCCGCGTTGGCGAGGTGCAGGCAGGCGGCCAGTGCTTTCCCTTGTACACCGCCAGCATCGGGGCGAGCGATCCGCACGCGCCTGCCATCGGCTTTTTTGCCGGCATCCATGGCCTGGAGCGCATCGGCACGCATCTGCTGCTCGACTACATGCGCATGCTGCTGTGGCGCCTGGAGTGGGACGAACTGCTGGAGCGCCAGCTGCAATCCGTGCGGCTGCTGTTCATGCCGATCGTCAACCCGGGCGGCATGTGGGCGGGCGCGCGCGCCAACCCCAACGGCGTGGACCTGATGCGCAACGCGCCGCAGGACGCGGTTGGCCGGGTGCCGCCGCTGGCTGGCGGCCAGCGCGTGGGGGCATGGTTGCCGTGGTACCGGGGCAAGCTCGGTGCGCCCATGGAGGTGGAAAGCACAGCCATGCTGCAAGTGGTGGAGCAACAGTTGCAGGGCCGGCCCTTGAGCTTCGCGCTGGATTGCCACTCGGGCTACGGCTGGGGCGACAGCATCTGGTTTCCCTACGCGCGCACCACCGCGCCAATGCCGCACCTGCCCGAGATGTTTGCCCTCAAGACCATGTTCGAGCAGGCGCATCCTCACCACGGCTATGCCTTCGAGCCGCAGAGCCGCCAATACCTGCTGCACGGGGACCTGTGGGACTGGGCCTACGACCACACGCCGCCCGGCAACATCTTCCTGCCGATGACGCTGGAGCTGGGTTCCTGGCTGTGGATCAAGAAAAATCCCCGCCAGCTGTTCTCGCGCCAGGGATTCTTCAACCCGGTCAAGGCGCACCGCACCGCGCGCGTGCTGCGCCGGCATGCCAACCTGCTGGATTTCCTGGCCCGCGTGGCCTATGCGCCCGAGCGCTGGCTGCCACGCGGGCAACGCCGCCAGGAATTGCTCGACCGCGCCAACGCACAGTGGCCCTGGGGGCCGCCAGGATGA